GAGTATATTCCGGTCAACAGATCGCTGACCACCGGTGTTCCCACCATTACCTTGTCCGGCCCGAAGATGCTGATGGTGGAGCCCATGGCGTTGCCGGTCTTGCTGTCTATGATCTTGCCGGTGATGTTGCCCTTGGGGAATTCCTTGCGCCGCAGGCCGAAATCCACGATCATGGTCTGGCCGGCGGTGATGGTCACCGCCTTCTCCTGCCACAGGAACGAGTCTCCGGCCACGGCCCGGATCCGGTAGGTGCCGGCAGGGACGTTGATGGAATAGCTGCCGTCGGGCTTAAGCATTATGGGCGCGCCGGCGTTGATGGCGGGCGAGCTTAGGGTGGCCTCCACCATGGAGTCGGTTCCGGCGATCATCACCTTGCCGGCGATGGCGGTGGCCGGCGGCGGCGCGGTCTTCTTGGCGGAGCCCGAGGTCACCGAGAACCCGAACACGGCGTTCCAGTTGGGCGAGGTGGAGCCGTTGAACATCTTGAACTCGCAGCCTCCGTCCATGGTGAAACCGCCGGGGGTGTTGAAACGGATGCCCGGGGTAATGCGGGAGGGGCTGCCGTTGGTAAAGGCCTGACCCTTGGCCTTTTCCCCCGAAGCCTCAACTAAGAAAGTTACATAGGGACCGGCCGCCACTTCAATCCCCGCTCCCCACAAGACCTGATTTTCCCTGGTCACGGTGCCGGGTTCGGCCGGGTGGACCAGGCTGGCCGGATCGTTGCGGTATACTGAATCGGAGTTTGTACTGTGAGTGTCAGGATTGGCATAAACCAAGGTGTCATAATTGATGACATACCCCGGTTTGGCATTGCCGGCTTTTAAGAAACCCAGGTTGCCATGCAATGAGGCTGGGCCCAATGTCAGGGTACCCAAAAACTTGGCGCCGAAATCGGGGTTGTGGGAGACAAGTTCGGTAAAGCCGTGAGCCACCATATTGGAATCCGGATACTCAGGGGCCTCGGTGTTGTCAGTGTACATATAGGCCGTTGTTGCCGGAAGTCCTATTGAAACGAACGGCTCTGCGCCTACTGCGTAGGAAAAAGGCGCTCCACCGTATTCCTTGGAGGAATAGCTGAATTTGGTCTTGATCAACATGTCCCGCACCCAAAACATGGCCAGGTCGTAATTTAACCCGTCGTAGCGGAGCTTGCCGGCCTGGCCAACCACGTTGGAGTGCCGGTCGTAAGTGGCGTATACCCTGGGCCCAATGGAAAATTCAAAGAAATCCAGAGGGGAGTATGTGATCATCAGCCGCAGTATGCCCCGGTAATGTTTGTCCGGCTTGCCTCCCTCAGTGGTGGTGTCTCCCTGGAAGAACATGTCTCCTTTTATCATGTCCATTCCGTTAAAGTCTGACTGCAAAAAACCCACCGAAAGCATCCCCTTGCCCATGGTGCGGGCCGAGGAGACCTTGAATAGCCCGCAGCCGCCGTCGAAGGACGGGGGACGATAGGCCTGGGCCAGTCCGGCCCCGGCCAGCATTACCAGCAATAACACCAACCACTTGTTGCTTTTCATTTTTAAAAGCCTCCAAATTATTAGGATTTTCAAAGCGCCGTAAATATTAAATATATCAGGAATACCAAGGTTTTGTCAAGCAATAAAAGAACTGTTCGACAATCATTGTTCCAGCAGCCTAATTACCTCCTCCATGTCGCCGGGAAGCGGAGCCTTGAACTCCAGGTATTTGCCGGAAGTGGGATGGACAAACCCCAGCACCGCTGCATGCAGGGCCTGGCGGTCAATGGCCTCCAGCAGTTCCTCTGCCAGTTTTGGATCGGCGGAGGCGAACTGGGAGAACAGTGACCTGGAACGGCCCCCGTAATCCGGGTCCCCCAGCACCGGATGCTCCAGATGCTGTAGGTGCACCCTGATCTGATGGGTGCGGCCGGTCTCCAGTTTCAGTTC
The genomic region above belongs to bacterium and contains:
- a CDS encoding OmpA family protein produces the protein MKSNKWLVLLLVMLAGAGLAQAYRPPSFDGGCGLFKVSSARTMGKGMLSVGFLQSDFNGMDMIKGDMFFQGDTTTEGGKPDKHYRGILRLMITYSPLDFFEFSIGPRVYATYDRHSNVVGQAGKLRYDGLNYDLAMFWVRDMLIKTKFSYSSKEYGGAPFSYAVGAEPFVSIGLPATTAYMYTDNTEAPEYPDSNMVAHGFTELVSHNPDFGAKFLGTLTLGPASLHGNLGFLKAGNAKPGYVINYDTLVYANPDTHSTNSDSVYRNDPASLVHPAEPGTVTRENQVLWGAGIEVAAGPYVTFLVEASGEKAKGQAFTNGSPSRITPGIRFNTPGGFTMDGGCEFKMFNGSTSPNWNAVFGFSVTSGSAKKTAPPPATAIAGKVMIAGTDSMVEATLSSPAINAGAPIMLKPDGSYSINVPAGTYRIRAVAGDSFLWQEKAVTITAGQTMIVDFGLRRKEFPKGNITGKIIDSKTGNAMGSTISIFGPDKVMVGTPVVSDLLTGIYSINLPPNIYMVQVQADGYNTETAPVPVNDKQTFIQNFSLRAIPKKGEKVVLNGIKFKTNRADIIPSSYSILDEAAKMLKDNPTIKVEIGGHTDSRGSDAKNQRLSEARAVSVRNYLINNQGIAGDRLTAKGYGESLPLASNKTVKGRAENRRIEFVVMSQQ